ATTGCTTTATTTTGCTTCTCGTTTACAGGGCCTGATTGTGCAATCTCGCCATAGGCCGAAAGGACTCGAGGCCGAACAACTTCATCAAGAAATTCCTTCCTCACGATCTCAGTATTGATTGCCGCCGCCTTATCTATGATCGTATCATCAGTGAGCGCTTTCCTCAGAGCCTGAGCTACAGCCGTTGGATCATCCGGCGGAACCAGGAAGCCATTCTCACCGTCGGTTATCAATTCACGTATGGAATCTAAGTCGGAATGAATAGGAAAAGCGCCAGCTGACATTGCCTCAAGAAGGCTGCCTGGTATACCGTCATTAACCGTCAATGCTAGAAAAATTCTTGACGATTGATAAACCTCCATCAGATTCTTGTAAGAAATGTGCGGCAGGATGTGAAGCTTCAAGTCTGTTGTTGCAGATAGCATTGTTAACTTCTCTGCGACGGCCTTGGAGAACTGAGCGGAGAATATGGCAATGTGATAGTCCTTCAACACGTCTCGGCACAAGCTTAGCGCATCCATTGCGGTCATAGCTCTTCCGACCGGGTCACCGTCTGCAATGTCCCTGCCTTTCACGAGGATGGTTCTTCTCGAGGAGGGGACGCAAAGGGCATCAAGAGAAGGGGCAAATTGTTTTTCGATGCCGCCGAAACCTGTGAAGAAGCCAACAAATCTTCCCTGGAATCCCATCTGCTTCGCCAATTCCCAATCGTGTCGATGCTCCGTGGCGAGGTAGTCGCAATTCCTTATAACATCTTCGACATCTTCCCTGTTTTCTTTGGACAGTGAAGGATAAAATGAAAGATCAGTTCCCCAGGATGAATAGAACCACGGTACTGCATGCCGTGATCCGAGTTCCTGTCGGACTCGAAGAACCGGAAGACAGATGTTCGTCCAGTTTATGTTAAGCCCTAGAGAATGAATGACGTCTGGTTTCAGCTGTTCGATTAGTTTTTTCAGGTAATCCTCATGCACAGCCTGGAAAGCACCTGGCTGCTTCTTTTCGATACGTTCCATCCACGTGTCTACCCCACTGCCCAGACCTAAGGTGAAACGAGCGTCTACCCCTTTAGGAACTGGGCATTGCAGCGGAACATGGAGAACGCCAAAACAGAATTCAGGATTAATCGAAGAATGAGACGCCATTGCCTGGAACACGTGCACTTCCCAACCAGTATCTTTCAGCTGGTTTACCCACCTGGCCGCGTGGATGCTCTCTATTTCCGTGACAATGAGCAGCTTCACTTCGGTTCGCTCCATTCTAGGAGGCAAGACCGCAATCTAAGTCTGAAATCCAGATCAACCTTCCCTGCTGTGTGCGCCTCGTAAAGGACCACATCGGCCTGCCATTTAAGTGGATCACCAAGCCGTACCTTTCCCTGGAAGACTATCGGCTTGCCACTATTCAGAATTTCCTTCATGAGATAGGCGAGTTCCTTCACGGAGACAGCACGGCCAGCTGCAACATTGACGATGAGATACTTCTCTTTTACTCCGGAAAGCAGCTTCTCAAGCAGACGGGCCACATCATCAACATGGATGTAGTCTCTCGACTCGTTGCCGGTCCCCTCGACGACAACTTCCTTACGGTTCCTGAACTGATCAAACAATTCCCACACAAGAAGCCTCTTCTGTCTCGTGCCAAAGACAGAGAACAATCTTACTACAAGGGAAGGGATACTGTAGAGTTCCGCGTACTCCTCCGCCAGCTTTTCACATAACACCTTGTGATAACCATACGGAGAAATGGGTTTCAAGGGAGCTGACTCTGAAACCGGCAACGAGGCGGGGTTACCGTAGACGGCTGCACTGGACGGGAATATGACCAGTGGCCTTATCCCGGACATCCGTATCCCTTCGAGAAGTGAGTGAAACAGGACGACCGATTTCGAAAAATCTTCCGCAGGGTCTTTGAAGGAGTCTCTCACGGAAGATGGCCCCGCGGCGTGAATAATTACATCGGGTCGGAAGCGCCTCACGAGTCGCGCTATTTCGGCCGGTCTGTAATTCGTCTTCACGTTCTCTGAGGCAAAAGGGCTGAGAATCTCTCGCCTTGAGAATCCAATAATATGAGCCCCCTTTGCGGCGAAATATGCCCCGAGGGAACAGCCGATAAAGCCTGATATGCCGGTGATTAAAAGTTTCACGTCTCAGTCTCGCCATTCCCATCGATCTTCCTGACAATGTGCGCAGGGTTGCCGCTGACCACGCTATCGGGTGGTACATTGTCGGTCACCACGCTGCAGGCGCCGATGACAGACCTCTCGCCAATTGTCACTCCTTTGAGGATCGCTGCGTTGAAGCCGATCCAAACCTTATCACCGATGGTTATCTTCTTTGTGGGAACATTTGACCAGTCTTTGTTTTTAATGAAGTTATTCCTGTCCTCCAAGTAGTCCTTGTAGCACTGGCTTGCGTCATTTTTCCTCCGCTCCCAGAGTACTGAGTGTGCGCTTGTATCCATCAGGGTTATCCCCCAGGCCATCAGGACATCATCTCCGACTTCAATGGATTCAGCAGCGATGAAAGTAGATGCCCCTATCTGACATCGCTTTCCGACCGTGATCTTGGCTTCGGGTCTCAACAGGCTAAAGCTCGCAAAAATATGAGAGCCTTCTCCTATTTCCAGGCAGATTTTAGGCGGCTGAGGAGGGTTGAATAGTTTCACGGATGCCACGGGGTCGACTATTGTGCTCGGGTGAATTCTCACATAATCCTTATGAAGGTCCCAGCAGGTGGGGAGAGATTCCCGGACAGGTTGAGGGTTTGGGCAAGGTCTGATTCTGTTAAGAATTTTTCGGATCATCTTGCGCGGAATAATTACGATTTATGCAAGTGCGGGGCTGCTGGGGATGTTTATCAATCGAGCTTCGATGCTTTCAGCCGAAGAAAGGTCCATGCGAGGACAATGCTTGAACATGGGCAGTCTGTGCATCAACGTGTAGAGAGGTCTTGTCATTATGTCGTTGCTATTGGTCAACTCCAATA
This Syntrophorhabdaceae bacterium DNA region includes the following protein-coding sequences:
- a CDS encoding glycosyltransferase is translated as MKLLIVTEIESIHAARWVNQLKDTGWEVHVFQAMASHSSINPEFCFGVLHVPLQCPVPKGVDARFTLGLGSGVDTWMERIEKKQPGAFQAVHEDYLKKLIEQLKPDVIHSLGLNINWTNICLPVLRVRQELGSRHAVPWFYSSWGTDLSFYPSLSKENREDVEDVIRNCDYLATEHRHDWELAKQMGFQGRFVGFFTGFGGIEKQFAPSLDALCVPSSRRTILVKGRDIADGDPVGRAMTAMDALSLCRDVLKDYHIAIFSAQFSKAVAEKLTMLSATTDLKLHILPHISYKNLMEVYQSSRIFLALTVNDGIPGSLLEAMSAGAFPIHSDLDSIRELITDGENGFLVPPDDPTAVAQALRKALTDDTIIDKAAAINTEIVRKEFLDEVVRPRVLSAYGEIAQSGPVNEKQNKA
- a CDS encoding acyltransferase encodes the protein MRIHPSTIVDPVASVKLFNPPQPPKICLEIGEGSHIFASFSLLRPEAKITVGKRCQIGASTFIAAESIEVGDDVLMAWGITLMDTSAHSVLWERRKNDASQCYKDYLEDRNNFIKNKDWSNVPTKKITIGDKVWIGFNAAILKGVTIGERSVIGACSVVTDNVPPDSVVSGNPAHIVRKIDGNGETET
- a CDS encoding SDR family oxidoreductase; its protein translation is MKLLITGISGFIGCSLGAYFAAKGAHIIGFSRREILSPFASENVKTNYRPAEIARLVRRFRPDVIIHAAGPSSVRDSFKDPAEDFSKSVVLFHSLLEGIRMSGIRPLVIFPSSAAVYGNPASLPVSESAPLKPISPYGYHKVLCEKLAEEYAELYSIPSLVVRLFSVFGTRQKRLLVWELFDQFRNRKEVVVEGTGNESRDYIHVDDVARLLEKLLSGVKEKYLIVNVAAGRAVSVKELAYLMKEILNSGKPIVFQGKVRLGDPLKWQADVVLYEAHTAGKVDLDFRLRLRSCLLEWSEPK